The following are encoded in a window of Kitasatospora fiedleri genomic DNA:
- a CDS encoding MarR family winged helix-turn-helix transcriptional regulator, translating to MRRAKELALIEREMMLLARHQVLATARTDGGPDALERSAYTLLSRIETEGPLTIGQLAEAFGLDTSTVNRQSAAMLRAGLVDRISDPDGGVARKLRITQEGLRRLRQDRDWSIEGLSRVVTGWTAEDLAAFAEVLERFNRDIEQLQGRPWPRH from the coding sequence ATGCGGCGCGCCAAGGAACTCGCCCTGATCGAACGGGAAATGATGCTGCTCGCCCGCCACCAGGTGCTCGCCACCGCCCGGACCGACGGCGGCCCCGACGCCCTGGAGCGCAGCGCCTACACCCTGCTCAGCCGGATCGAGACCGAGGGCCCGCTGACCATCGGTCAGCTCGCCGAGGCGTTCGGGCTGGACACCTCCACCGTCAACCGGCAGAGCGCCGCGATGCTGCGGGCCGGGCTGGTCGACCGCATCTCCGACCCGGACGGCGGAGTGGCCCGCAAGCTGCGGATCACCCAGGAGGGCCTGCGCCGCCTGCGCCAGGACCGCGACTGGTCGATCGAGGGCCTGTCCCGGGTGGTCACCGGCTGGACGGCCGAGGACCTGGCCGCCTTCGCCGAGGTGCTGGAGCGCTTCAACCGGGACATCGAACAGCTCCAGGGCCGCCCCTGGCCGCGCCACTGA